The Armatimonadota bacterium genome segment CCTCATCGCCCTATTTTCTGCTCGTCAACCTCTCAAACATCGCGACATACTCTTCGGTGGTCATTCGACCGATAACTTGGCCGATCACGTCCAGCGGCGTTTGATCGAGAGACTTTAAGCGAACGCAGCCTTTACCCATGTCCAACTTCTTTCCCGAATCGGCCCATGCTTTCTGAAACCACGCCAGAGTCGGCGAATGGCCATAGAGGCTCATCAAGTGGAGCGAAACATAGTTCTTTTGCAAAGCCAATCCAGCAAATGGCAATGGCTGCTTCGGGTCGCAATGATAGCCCTTGGGATAGATCGAATGCGGCACAACGTACCCGATCATCCCATATTGAATCGTCTCCTCCATTCCTTTTGGCAGATTCTTAAGAATCGCATCGCGAACCGCCAAGACGAGTTCCTTTCGATCTTCAGGCAATTCAGCCAAATACTGATCGACCGATGTCGCTTTGGTGGCCATAGCCCTAAGATTCTACCTCGATTTAGGGGTATACCTTTCAAACGTATGGACAAAGAAAGAAAATCCGAGGGCGCGCTGCCATGGTCGATCCGATTAGGGACCATTGCTGGCATCGCGATCTACGTCCATGCGACTTTCCTATTCATCATCGCGTTCGTTGCCGTCCAACACTGGCAGATCGATGGCTCATGGGCTTCGGCTCTTCGTGGCGCTCTGTTTATACTGGCCGTCTTTGGATGCGTGGTGCTTCACGAACTAGGCCACGCATTGGCAGCCAAACGCTATGGCATTCGCACGCGCAATATCACGCTGCTGCCCATAGGCGGTCTGGCCCAATTGGAGAGGATGCCGGAAAAGCCGATGCAAGAACTGGTTGTTGCACTGGCAGGGCCCGCGGTCAACGTTATTATCGCCATTGCATTGGGCGTCTCGATTCTGCTCTTCGACGCCGCTCAAGAATGGTCCACGCTAGAGATTGCGAGGGGCTCTTTCCTCGAAAGGCTGTTGGTCGTCAACCTCTTCCTAATCGTCTTCAATATGTTGCCAGCGTTCCCCATGGACGGGGGGCGCGCATTGCGAGCGATTTTGGCCATGCGCATGGCCTACGGGCGTGCCACTCAGATCGCCGCACAACTTGGACAGGGAATGGCGCTTCTGTTCGGCTTTATCGGCATCTTCTTCAATCCGTTTCTCATTTTCATAGCCCTGTTCGTTTGGATAGGAGCGGGACAGGAAGCTTCGGCCACACTCACCCGGATCGCTTTGGAAGGCGAACCGGTTCAGAACGCTATGATCACCGAGTTCCAAACCATTTCGCCAGAAGACACGCTGGACGAAGTCGTGCAAGTCATGCTGCGAGGTTCTCAGCAAGACTTTCCCGTAATGTTTGGCGACTCCCTAATAGGGATCGTTACAAGAAACGACTTGATCAACGCGCTGGCTAAGGGGCAGCTGAACGCGACCGCAGGGGAGATTGTGCAGCGCGACATCCCTTCCGCCCGTCCCGACCAGATCTTGACCGCGGTACTCCCGCTGCTGCAACAGCACAACACCGTGCCTGTGATCCTTGGCGGGCGGCTGGTCGGCCTCCTGACTCGAGAAAACGTCGGCGAGTACCTGATGGTCCGAACCGCCCTGGATAGACGAGACTGAACCTCCGACAATCCTAATTGGATGTCCCCGCAATCATACGAGGGGCGAGCATGAACGCCGATTGGTCGGACAGGCTCGCTCGGTGGTTCAAGTATTCGGATCTGATGATCGCGATGGCGGTTTTGGCCATCGTGGTCATGCTGATACTGCCGCTGCCCATCTGGTTGATCGATACTGCGCTTGTGGTCAACATCACGGTCGCGGTCATTATCGCTCTCATCTCGGTCAACATCACCGCGCCGCTACAGTTCTCGGTCTTTCCGTCGTTGCTGCTCGTAACAACGCTCTTCCGGCTCGGTCTCAGCGTCGCAGCTACCAAGCTCATTCTAGGCACCGGCCAGGGCGGCCATGTCATCGAGACGTTTGGCAAGTTCGTCGTGCAAGGCGATTTCATCGTCGGCGTGGTCGCCTTTCTAATTTTGGTCGTTGTGCAGTTCGTGGTCATTACCAATGGCGCCGGTCGAGTGGCCGAAGTCGCCGCCCGCTTTACTCTGGACGCCTTGCCCGGCAAGCAAATGAGCATCGACGCCGACCTCAGCGCGGGCATGATCGATGAAACCGAAGCCAAGGAACGGCGAAAAAAGGTTCAGCAAGAAGCCGACTTTTACGGCGCGATGGACGGCGCGAGCAAGTTCGTCAAGGGCGACGCGATTGCCGCCATTATCATGATCATTATCAACATCGTCGGTGGCTTCGCCGTCGGATACATGCGGGGCCAAGGCGATGCGGTTACCGTTCTGCAAACCTATACGTTGCTCACCATTGGCGAGGGTCTGGTCGCCCAAGTGCCCGCCCTTCTCATCTCCACTGCAACAGGCTTAATGGTAACCCGAGCCGCATCCGACCAAGCCATGGGGCAAGACCTTCTTAGTCAAATCGGATCGCAACCCCGCGCATTGCTCGCGGCGGGCGCCGCGGTCATGACGATGTCCCTGGTTCCAGGTTTTCCAAAACTCCAGTTCATAGTCATCGGCGGCCTCATCGCGGCGATCGGCTTCTTCGCTTCGAGAGGCGTCATCCAGATGCCGGGAACCGCGCCCAAACCGGAAGCGTTACCCGAGGCTCCGCCGCCGCTATCCGGGCCCGAGGCAGCCATGTCGCTTCTCAAAGTAGATGTGCTAGAGCTAGAGATCGGCTATGGCCTCATGCCGTTGGTCGAGAGCGGACAGCGGGGCGACTTGCTCGAGCGCATCGCCGCGGTCCGACGACAACTGGCCGTCGAACTCGGCTTCGTCATGCCCACCCTTCGCGTACGGGACAACCTGAAGCTTAAAACCTACCAATACCAAATCAAGCTTCGCGGAGAGAAGATAGCCGAAGGCGAAGTCTTGCCGCGCTCTCTGCTTGCCATGCCCAGCGGTTCCGACGCGCCGCCCTTGCAAGGCTCAGAAACCAAAGACCCCGTCTTCAATATGACCGCCTACTGGATCGAGCCGGCCGAACGCGACCGCGCCGAACGCAATGGCTACACGATCGTCGAACCGTCCGCGGTGATCGCGACGCACATCACAGAGGTCGTCCGTCGTTCCGCCGCCGAACTTTTGGGCCGCCAAGAAACCCAACAGTTGCTGGAGAACTTAAAGCGTCAGAACGCAGTCGTCGTGGAAGAGCTTGTGCCCGGGCTGCTCTCGCTCGGCGAGGTTCAGAAAGCGCTCCAGGGGCTGCTCGAGGAAGGCGTGCCGATCCGCAACCTGGTCTCGATCTTAGAATCGCTCGCCGATTGCGCCGCCAAGAACAAAGACCCGGACGCCTTGGTCGAAAGCGCTCGCGCCGCTTTGGCACGGGCCATCACCCATCGAGCGACCGGCGGAGGCCCGCGTCTGGACGCGCTTACCTTGGCGCCACAATTTGAAGCCGAATTGCGCCAGACAGTGCAACATGGGCCAAACGGTGTCTCGTTGCTCGTTTCGCCCGACATTGCCGAACGCCTGTTTACCGCCATGGAGCCCGAGCTTCAGCGCATGACCGCTGCTGGCTCGCCGCCCGTGCTGCTCTGTTCGGGCGCCGTTCGGCTTCCCTTGCGCCGTTTGCTGTCCAGACGATTCGCCAATCTCAGCGTGCTGGCCTATCACGAGGTCTCTGCCGACACCGAACTTCGAATCGTCGGCCAAGTGGAAATCGCCTCTGATACAGCGCTGGCGGCCTAAAGGCCAAACCGCCGATACCCGATAATCCTACGGGGAGGCACCGCCAACAATGGACGTCAAAACTTACTCTGCGCCTACAAAGTTAGAGGCGCTGATGCGAATGCGGCAAGAATTGGGCCAAGAGGCCGTCGTCTTGTCCGAACGCCGCGTGCAACCATCGGGGATCCAAAAGGCCTTCAAGCGACCGCAGTTCGAGATCGTTGCCGCAATCGAGCAACAGCGAGAGGCGAACGAGGCTAAACTCGAGGTTCAATCCCGGCTCGATCAGTTAGAAGCCGAACTTCGCGAGGCCGTCGCCATGGTCCGCGCCCGAAGGCAGGCGCCCGACGCCGAATCCGGCCAGCCGAGCCACCCCATGGCATCCGCGCTCGCCGAGTTGGGCATCGACCCAGAACTGGCCGTCGGCTTTTTGGACAAGATTCCTTCGGATGAGACCGAGCTGAACCAACTCGAACGCCTCAAAGCGCTCGTTGCCGACTTTGTGCCGATCGTCGAGGGGCTTCCACAATCCAGACTCGTCGCGTTGATTGGCCCGAACGGCAGCGGCAAGACCACGACTTTGGCCAAACTGGCGGCAGAAGCCAGCCTGACGCAAGGCAAACGCATCGGCCTTGTATCGCTGGACGGCTATCGCCTGGGCGCTATCGAGCAGCTTCGATCCTACGCAGAGATTCTGGGCGCCCAGTTCGGCATCGCTTACGACGCCGATGAAGCTGCCGAAACGCTTGAGACGATGAGCGACTGCGACCAAATCTTCATCGATGCGCCCGGAATCGCGCTTCGAGAGGAAGACCGCCTAACTGGCTTGGTGCAGACGCTGGATGCGGTGAGCGCAGAAAATTGGCTCGTTCTCTCTGCGGACGCCGATTCGCACAGCCTGATTCAGGCCGCCAAGCGGTACGAGCGATTCCGACCGGTCCGGATCATTGCGACCAAGACGGACCAGGCTGCCCGACTCGGTCCGCTCGTCAGCCTGTTCGCCGAGCATCGCACGCCGTTAGGGCCTCTTGGAACGGGCGACCGCGTGCCGGACGACCTGAAGATCGTCGGTCCATCCGCCTTTGCTCAGATGGCGATAGCCAGCCTCGCGCTTAGGCGCTAAGCTTGGCGATCGCTCCGGCGATCAACCGAACGACGATACCTTGGGCTTCGGCGACAACGGCCTCTACCTCGCCGTGCGCCAGTTTCTGATCGGTCAATCCTGTGCCAAAGTTGGTTACAATCGCGATTGCCGCGTAGGGCAGTCCCGCCTCTCTGCACAGGATCGCCTCTGGCCCGACTGTCATGCCGACCACATCGGCGCCCAACAGCCGCATCATCCGAATCTCGGCCGGCGTTTCGAATCGCGGCCCCGGAGCGCTCGCATAAACCGCTTCGGGGTGCAGGACGACCGCGATCTCGTTCGCCGTTTCTATAAGCGCATCGCGAAGAACGGTCGAAAAAGGCTCCGAAAAATCGGTATGCACCGGCTTGTCGTGATAGAGCGTGGTTACGGATCGCATAAGATCGATAAAATCAGAACAGAGCGCCAGCGCGCCGGGCGGCCAATCTTCGCGCAACGAACCGACCGCCGCCGTCGCAAAAACCGCATCGCACCCCGCCTCTTTCAGCAAAGCAACATGCTTGACATGATCGATCCGATGGGGCGGCACAACGTGGCCGGCGCCGTGTCGAGGCAACAGGCCGACAGGCTGCCCGAGCAATCGACCCTGCACTATCGGACCGCTGGTCTCCGCCTCGAAACCTTCTACCTTCTCCATCCCCGTTCCGCCGATCAAAGCCGCTCTCATGCCTATAGTTTACTTCTCGGTATAATCTATGGCTCTTGCGGGGCGTAGCGCAGTTGGCTAGCGCGCCGGCTTTGGGTGCCGGAGGTCCCCGGTTCGAGTCCGGGCGCCCCGACCAGCAAGCAGTCTGTCGCCAACGCAAGTCGTGTCACTAACTCGGCGATTTCTCAAAAACCCTCAGTTGAATTGTAAAAATCCCCTATCAAGTCTTGACACAGAGCGCCCAGGGTTAGGTACTATTCCATACGCTATGAAACCGATCGACCTGCTGAAACCCTACCGCGACACGAACGAGTTCACGATTGAGGAACTCGTCGCAGTCGCCAGTTCGTTGCTCGAAAAGTGGGCGCCGCGACAACCTCGGTACAAAGTGGTCGCCTACCCAGACGTGCGTACAGTGCGCTTCTATGGGGCCCAGCGCCTTATCGATCCGCCCACCAAACGAATGGGCAACCGCGTGCTGTACACCTACCATCACCTGCTTCAGATCATCGTGCTCAAGGTTCTGCAAGCGCAGTACATTCCTTTGCGCGCCGTGCGACGCATGATCGAAGGCAAATCCGTCAAAGAGCTCGAGTCGTTGCTGGACAGCGTGCTCAACTCGCGGCATGAGCCGATCGTAACCGGCATGGCCGAGGCCGCCGGACATGACATGAAAGGGTCCCACGTATCGTGGCTCAACTCTTCCCCCACGGGCGATCCCTATGCAGCGCCTGTAACGCTTGACCGCTTCCCCATCACCGAATGGATGGAAGTTACCGTCATCCGCGAGGCCGCGCGATCGCAAAACGCGACCGAGCTCAACCGATTGGCCGAACTGGTGAAACTGGCCATGCAAAAGGCCTACGACCCGGCCAAAGAGAGACGGTCGCCCATAAAGCAGAAGAAAGCGGGCTAAACCCGACAATCAGAAAGACGTTTTTCGTGCGGCGGTCCGGCAGTGTCGGGCCGCCGCTTATTCATCCGCTCCTAATATTTGCGTGTAAGACACATGCAGAGGATGAACGTCCACCAGCCCGCGAGCGCCCAGTTCCGTCGAACCGCTGCGCCGCACAAAGCAGATCCCGGGCAGCCGCACCAGCTTGTCGCTCGATTTTAGATTGCCCAGCACCTCGTCCGCCTGCTCGCGCGAGTTGACCGGGCAGTCCACTTCAAGCCCGTTCTGCAACCCGACCAATAAGGTAACCCTTGCCATAATATGCGCCTCCGTGGGTCTTCTGTTCTTCGCCCTTGCTTCCAATCCTGCCCCGGACCGCCAGGCTTCCGCCTGGCCCTTTGCTTCTCGAACGCCCCCAATGTACCGCCGGCGTCCTCGCCGGCCATCTGGAACGCCTTTCCGCTCATCTATCAGGTCGCTGCCTGACGGTTTAGGGCTCGATTCGTGCTCGAAATTGTGCTACACGATGAAAATTTCCCGTTCGTTTCAAGTCGGACGGGAGGGCGAGCGTCCCCGCGAGCCGAGGGTCTTAACTCTCCGCACCGAACGGCGGGTGCGGAGGGATCCCGACAGAACGAAAGACGCCCCTCCCCTATATCCCCTCCCCAAACGCTCCGCGTTTGGGGAGGGGACTGAAGACGGACGAGGCCCAGAGACCGCGAGCCGAGGGTCTTAACTCTCCGCACCGAACGGCGGGTGCAGAGGGATCCCGATAGAACGAAAGGCGCCCCTCCCCTATATCCCCTCCCCAAACGCGGAGCGTTTGGGGAGGGGACTGAAGACGGACGAGGCCCGAGACCGCGAGCCGAGGGACGGGGCCAGGCAGGAGCCTGGCGTTCCAGGGGCGTTCCTTGCCTATTCGCAGCCTTGGCCGAAATGGTCGAGCAAGAGCAACACGTCGGCCATGTCGACAAAGCCGTCGCCGTTGGAGTCGTATCGGTCGTCGAACGTGCCAAAGGCTTCTAGCTGCAGCGCCAGGTCCTGGTCGTCCACGCATCCGTCCAAATTCACATCGCCCCGGATCGGCTGTCGATACTTGACCAGCAGAAAATCGGCTAGGTTGTTAGTAACCGAAGCGGATCCGCAGGCGTAGACGTTGCCCTGACGATCGATTGCGACGTCATAAAAACGGTCGGCGCCGCCATGGACGCTGCCGTGATGGAACGATTCGCGCCACAACACCTGGCCGTCTGAGTTTCTAACTTTAACTAGTTGACCGTCTTGCGGGGTGTAGCCAACCGGCGCATGGAAGTCTATGCCGGCAACGTAAATGTCGCCTCTGTGGTCCTTCGTCATGTTTAGGTAGTCGCTGTTCGGCAGATAGCTCACCCAAATGGTCTGTCCTGACCGTTTGTCCAACTTGATTAAGACGGACACCCAATGGCCTGGGCTCTCCTCAAGGTCTCTCAACACCAACAGATTCTCGTCGTGATCGAGCATGATGCTAGCTATTCCCCCGTCAGACCCGCTTTCTCGAAATCTGATGCCGCGGTACCAGGCCAGATCGCCGTTCGGCGACCACTTCCACACCATTGGCGAGTAGTAGACTCGTCCGTTTTCTTCGTAACACCCACCGCCAGATGTGTAGGCAAAACCTTGGCTATCTGTTGCCAATCGGGTCTGAAAACCATCCTTGCATCCGCTATCGTAGAGGTAGAGGCGGCGGATTTCGCCGGTCTGACCGTCGTGCCAAATAGCAAGGCCGTCTTCAACGGCGACGCCCAACGAATGTTGGTTGGCCGTAAAGACCTCGCCGTTAGGCAGTTCGCCGATGGCGCGGCCATGCGTGGCCGAATTGTAGTACGGCGCATAGTGCGACAACCACTTGACTCTACCGTCGCGCTCATCGAGGCGCAGGGCCGTCAGGTCTACCCAGTCGCGATTCTGATGTGAAAACCCTACCATAAGAGCGTCGTCGTTCTGAGCAACAGCTGAATACAAAGCCAGCGCATCTCCGTTTATGCCGCGCGGGCTGATATAGTGCGTGTTCCACAATGGCGTCCCACTCGATGGATCGAGCTTTTCGGTTATCATTCCGCCGCCGTTCTCTTCGCGTATGTATCCCATTGAGCCGGTTACCAGCACATTGCCATGGTGGTCGGCAACTAGATTGGCAAATGTCCCCTTCCAACCTGAGTTTCGGACAACAAACCGCGACCAGGACATTTGACCATTGGGCACGAAGCCTAAAACGGTCGTTTGAGTGCCGTAGCCTGGCTGTGCGGCCGTTCTTTCTCCAGCGATTATGGGGCGATCGTGCGATCCGAGAACCACTCGATAGGCGTGGTCGTGCTGATTGAATCCGCCGTCGACCGTTCTGAACCACTCTCTTATGACAAGCGGTTGCGCCAAAAGCGCCGACGCGAGGGAACCAACAATGAAAAGCATTAAGAGCCGCATAGCAAGAATCTCCTTTGTACTATTCCACGGAATGGACCGCGGAGGCGCGATACGCGCCTCCGCAATCTTTAGTTAAGAACAGCAGCCCTTGCCAAAGTTCGTGAGAACAATGGCCAGATCGGTGTCGTCGACAATGCCGTCGCCGTTCACATCGCCGGCAAGCCCCGATCCTTGCTGGCCCCATTCCTCCAGCACGATCGCCTGGTCGGTGTCGTCCACGCAATCGTCTTCATTAGCGTCTCCAAACAGCGGGGCTGTGAAGAACGATACCGTGCCTATCTGGGGACCGTACTCGTCGGCGTCGTTGCCGCAGGCATCGGTCGAACTGGTTTCGCCCATGTCGATGCTACCGGTCAGGTAAGCCCGTTGCAGGTTGTCCACCGCGATCGCGTTGCCATAGTCGTTGCCCTCAGCTGGACCATCGTATATCTGGATGTTTGATGCTCCACCTACCAAACTACCGTTCGGCTTGAGCTTAAAGCTGACCATGTCGCGCACCGAGCCGTCGGAGCTGACGACCGATAGGCCGCCCACATAGACGTTCTTCTCGCTGTCCACAACGATCGAGCGAGCCTCTTCGAGGCGATCGGCGCTTCCGGAACGATCCCATTTGTGCGGCCAGCCCGAGACGACATCGCCTCCGGCTGTGTAGCGAACGGTCGTGATATCGCCCGGATCGCCGCTGGTCTCCACGGCCCGGCCGGTTGCCACAATGTTGCCGCCCGAATCGAGCGCCATGGCCAGAATCTCGTCGTCGCCGTCTTGATCGCCGTTATAGTATCGAACGCCCTGCGGCTGACCGCCGCCCGACGGCCAAGTGGAAGACAATTGAAGGCTCGAATTGAGCTTAATCGCGACATAGTCTTCCTTCCGCGTCGAGTTGTAGTAGCTCTTGCCGGCCAGATAGACTTCGTTCGCGCCTGTAACGGCAATGGCGTTAGCAACGTCGATGCCCGATCCGTTGCCGTCGAAGACATAGTAAGCGATATCGTCCGGACCGTCTAGTTTGATCTTCATCAGCCCGATGTCTTGGGCTGTGCCGCCTGGTCGATGGACGCCGCCGACGTAAAGATGGGTGTCGCTGAGGGCGACGCAATTAGCCCAGTCGTCCAGCGTGGGCGTTGTGCCAAAGGTCGCGTGCCTGGCCCAGCCAAGGGTGCCGTTGGCGTTGACCTTGATGGCTGTCATGTCTTTGTGCGACGTCTCGCCGGTCGTGGTGTAACCGACCACGTAGCAAACGCCGCTTGAAGTAACGATCATTGCAGCCGCATGATCGTCCTTGCCGTCTCGGTCGTACCGATAGGACCAGATTAGGTCGCCATCGGCATCGTACTTCAGCACGACCATGTCGTTAGCGGTCGATTGGCCGCCATAAGACGTTCCGGCAACATAGATGTTGCCTTCGCCGTCAAGACCGATGGCGTTGCCGACATCGTCGCCATTGCCGGGGCCGTCGTACGTTACGACGCCGTCCCAAAGATTGCACATCGCGCATCCGTTCAACTTGACTAGTCCAATGTCGTCTCGCGTCTGGTTAAGGTTGTAAACTCGACCGGTTACATAGACGAAGCCTACATTGTTGCCGCCGACCGAACCCGAAGGATCGATGACGATGGCTCGGCCTTCCTTGTGCTTGGCGAGCGCCAAGGTCGTGCCTTGATGAGAGTAAGCGCGAAACGCATAGTCCTGATTGGGCTGAGCGTTCGCAACAGAGCAGGTCAGGAAAACGGCGACAAGTCCGAGCAGAGGCAAGAGGCTAACCCCCCCCCCGCGAAACACAAGAGACGACGCATAGAGCGTTGAAGCATAGTGCACCTTCGTATTTTGTTCGGTGAGCCGCAATGATGCCGGCTTGATTCATAAGACGCCGTTGCAAGCGCGAAGGTTCCCGACGCTCGTCGCTTGCCTGTACCGAGTCCGATTCGTGCTCGAAATTGTGCTACACGATGAAAATTTCCCGTTCGCGACAATTCTATGTTCTGCCGAAAGCGCTTGCGCTCTTTTTACAGGTTGCCAAGGCTTACCGCTCTGCATATTGCTTCGCTGCTTGGATGGCCAGGTCGAAGGGCGTTGGGTCTTGGTCGTGTTCGCTCAAGAATCGGCGGGCGCCCAAGAGGCGGTCTTTCTCGCCCAATTTTCGCAAGGGGTCTGCGGCCGCGCGCTCGATCGGGTCTCGAAGCAAGGGATCGGCAAAGCGCGATAGCAGATCTTCGGCGTGGCTGCGCATCTCGATCGAATCGAACGAATAGGCGGCCAACAGTGCATCCTGAAGCGACTGCGACGCCTGGCGAGCCAAGGAGCCGATAACAGGGTCGGCCATCGCCTGATGAATGTAGATCAGCCCTCTTTCGGCGCCCAGATAGGCCAAGATCGCATGGACGCCGTTGTGAAGATAGAGCTTACGGCGAGCAAAGCCTTCGAACGGCGAGGCCAGCGTCAGGCCGGGCACACTGGGCAGCTCGCCGACGATCGCATCGGCATCGACCGGCAGGTAGGGGTATCGCTCTGCGCGGGGCACGGGCGGATCGCCGGGAAGTTCCTCGAAAACCATGCGGCTGACCACGCACCGGCAATAGCCGACCGACGCATCGGACAGGCCGACAGCCTCGCGCAAGATTCGGTCGGCATGGAGGTCGTTCTCACAGATCAAGATATTGAGAGGTCGTCCGTTCCGAGCTTGAATGCCAGGCGCAATCAGGCGTCCGGCCTCGGCTAAGTTGCGAACTCCGACGGAGGTGAAGAGCAGGCCGGCAGTCTCGATCAAACCTTGTGGCGAGCCGGATGCCCGAACCCCTTTGATCGTCTTTCGTTCTCCATCGACGAACTCGATCTCGTACTCGCCTCGGCGATTGAGCGCCTCGACGACCTCTTTTCTGGGTTCAACGAAGGCGATCTCCCAACCGCCTTGGTATAACAACTCGCCCAAGAATCCTCGTCCGATCTTGCCTGCGCCGAGGACGACAGCGAGCAACGGCCTACTCCTCCAATCGCTCTAGCGGCAGATCGTTGTCGTCTTCGGCGACGGCGACAAAGCCCTCGGGCCAGACCGGCCCATAGATCGCATGGGGCTTGGCATTGCGATAAGCCCAGCCTTGATCGCCGTACGACCAGTGCCAATACTCGCTCGGGTAGTTGGTGAGCCCGGCCGCCAGCAAAGCGTCGGACAGGATCGCCCGATTGCGGCGCGCGCGATCGGACAGGCCCTCGGCATCCATAGGAAAGGCGCGTCGGTCGAACATCTCGTAAGGCGATTGCATGTCGAGCGATTCGCCCTTCTCATCGACTAAGAAGAGATCGACCGCGCCGCCTGTCGAGTGGGGGGGTGGCACCTTGGGATGCAAGGGAGCGGCCAGTCGGTTAGCATGTCGCTTGATGCGCTGTTCCGACCAATCGGGATGCAACTCCTGCAGCCAAAGGATGACCGAGTTGTGCATCCGTCGCTGAATGTAGGACGGGCGCCAGCCTTCGGCAATAGCCAACCGTACGCCGTTCGGCATTCGACGGCAGGCCTCGTTCAACATGTCGGCCACAGCCTTGCGCACATAAGATGCGCGCGTGTATTTGAATCGCGGCTTGTCCCAAACCAGATCGGGGCAATGCTCGAGGTAGTTCACCATTGGCTCTCCGCATTCGACAACAGGGATGCGCCGAAGATCGGTTACCGGTTCTGCCGGTGAGATAGGCTTCATCGAGCGGCCGCCTGCAGCCGCAACCCGCGAGGAATAAAAAGCCTGTCCGCAGCGTCGAACAGCGTCTGCACGATCAGCGCCAGCGCGGCCGCCGGTATCGCGCCGGTCAGGATCATCTCAGGGTTGTTCAGCGTCAGGCCGATAAGGATAGGCTGGCCAAATCCGCCCGCGCCGACCAAAGCGGCGAGAGTAGCCGTTCCGACGTTGATCACCGCGCTCGTCTTGACTCCGGCCAAAATAGACCGCGAAGCCATCGGCAGATAGATCAGGCGCAATCTTTCAAACGGCTTCAAACCCAGCGCTTCGGCGCTCTCGCGAAGGGGCAAGGGGATGCTTTGCAATCCCGCCGCCGTGCTGCGAACGATGGGCAGCAGGCTATACAGGAAGAGCGCGGCGATGGCTGTGCGCTCGTTGATGCCCAGCCAGGGCGCCAGCAAAGCCAGCAGCGCCAGCGAAGGTATGGTCTGCACGACGCCCGTCATCGCAAAGATCGCCGAGCCGAATGCGCCGGGCTTGGCCGCCCAAACGCCTAAGGGCAGCCCCACGACGATCGCCAACAGCATGGAGAGCAGCGTCAATCGCAGATGCTCGATGCCTCTGGCCGGCACATCGCCCCAATGGCTAGTTCTTACCTTGGTCTTCTGGCCGAAATAGATCGCCGCCGCCTTGGCCGGGTCGCCTAATCGCTTGGCCTCTAAGTTCATATTGATCATCTGCGCATCGTTGATCGTGCCTTCCAGCGATTTGAGCGCCTTGATCAACGGCTCGGGCGAATCCAGACGATAGAGAAAGACGCCCAAGTAGAGCGGAAAGTAGTTGAGATCGTCTTCCAACACCACAAGCCCCATCTCCTGGATTTCGGCGTCGGTGGTATAGACCTCTTTCAAGTCGATCTGGCCGTCCTTCAAAGCCTGGTAGGCGATGGCGTGCTCC includes the following:
- a CDS encoding dipeptidase; this translates as MKPISPAEPVTDLRRIPVVECGEPMVNYLEHCPDLVWDKPRFKYTRASYVRKAVADMLNEACRRMPNGVRLAIAEGWRPSYIQRRMHNSVILWLQELHPDWSEQRIKRHANRLAAPLHPKVPPPHSTGGAVDLFLVDEKGESLDMQSPYEMFDRRAFPMDAEGLSDRARRNRAILSDALLAAGLTNYPSEYWHWSYGDQGWAYRNAKPHAIYGPVWPEGFVAVAEDDNDLPLERLEE
- a CDS encoding ABC transporter permease subunit; translation: MAWAVSRIPLLCLLSLSFGYAQNPVVGSKKFVESYVLAEIAKASAKQQGLEVDHRQGIGGTILLWQALRQGEIAAYPDYTGTIKEEILKSKAEMSLAQMRAELQKIGIGVTESLGFNDGYGLAVRKETAERYSLKRISDLKAHPQLKAGFTLEWLERQDGWRRLSERYGLKFDSVQGLEHAIAYQALKDGQIDLKEVYTTDAEIQEMGLVVLEDDLNYFPLYLGVFLYRLDSPEPLIKALKSLEGTINDAQMINMNLEAKRLGDPAKAAAIYFGQKTKVRTSHWGDVPARGIEHLRLTLLSMLLAIVVGLPLGVWAAKPGAFGSAIFAMTGVVQTIPSLALLALLAPWLGINERTAIAALFLYSLLPIVRSTAAGLQSIPLPLRESAEALGLKPFERLRLIYLPMASRSILAGVKTSAVINVGTATLAALVGAGGFGQPILIGLTLNNPEMILTGAIPAAALALIVQTLFDAADRLFIPRGLRLQAAAR